The following proteins come from a genomic window of Desulfuromonadales bacterium:
- a CDS encoding efflux RND transporter periplasmic adaptor subunit yields the protein MKNKGMIIGLILALLLGGGIYYRFTHLQVGGEHAEHGEGREAAEHHDEKEHQGEEGHGEEEHDEHEEATSVRMAPESQQEHGVVVAVAKMEQLAGAINATGKVEVNADRIAHVSPRIAGKLVAVKASLGDAVVAGQTLALLDSVELGESVSRYRQTRTRLTLAQSNMDRVKALVEKKIAARKEILQAETDYQTALAELQADEERLLVYGLAKSDLADLGSRQTLLPVRSPIGGVITEKHAIVGELADPSTNLYTVADLSSVWVLVDINEKDLAKVGKGQAATVTVGAFPDLVFAGRITYIADLVNEATRTVKARLEVPNPERKLKPEMFATVALSLPAEASPTLAIPEDAIQEIEGQKVVFVTEDGTEFAPRPLELGRASGGLVEVLGGLAEGERYAARGSFLLKSELKKGELGEHGH from the coding sequence GTGAAGAATAAAGGAATGATCATCGGCCTCATCCTGGCCCTGCTTCTCGGCGGCGGCATCTACTACCGGTTCACCCACCTGCAGGTCGGCGGCGAGCACGCCGAGCATGGCGAAGGGAGGGAAGCCGCCGAACACCATGACGAGAAGGAACACCAGGGAGAAGAAGGGCACGGCGAAGAAGAACACGACGAGCACGAAGAAGCCACGAGTGTCAGGATGGCCCCGGAATCCCAGCAGGAGCACGGGGTGGTGGTCGCCGTGGCGAAGATGGAGCAGCTCGCCGGCGCCATCAATGCCACTGGCAAGGTTGAGGTGAACGCCGACCGCATCGCCCATGTCTCGCCCCGCATCGCGGGCAAACTCGTGGCGGTCAAGGCCTCGCTGGGGGATGCGGTGGTGGCCGGTCAGACCCTGGCGCTGCTCGACAGCGTCGAGTTGGGGGAGTCCGTCAGCCGTTACCGCCAGACCAGGACCCGGCTGACCCTGGCGCAGAGCAACATGGACCGGGTGAAGGCCTTGGTGGAGAAGAAGATCGCCGCCCGCAAGGAGATTCTGCAGGCCGAGACCGACTACCAGACGGCGCTCGCCGAACTGCAGGCGGACGAAGAGCGTCTGCTGGTGTACGGGCTGGCCAAAAGTGACCTGGCCGACTTGGGCAGCCGCCAGACCCTGTTGCCGGTTCGCTCCCCCATCGGCGGCGTGATCACCGAAAAACATGCCATTGTCGGCGAGTTGGCCGATCCTTCCACCAACCTCTACACGGTCGCTGACCTCTCGTCCGTCTGGGTGCTGGTCGACATCAACGAGAAGGACCTGGCCAAGGTCGGCAAGGGGCAGGCCGCAACGGTCACCGTGGGCGCCTTCCCGGACCTGGTGTTTGCCGGGAGGATTACCTACATCGCCGACCTGGTGAACGAGGCGACCCGGACGGTCAAAGCCCGGTTGGAGGTGCCGAACCCCGAACGCAAGCTGAAGCCGGAGATGTTCGCCACCGTTGCGCTCAGCCTGCCGGCCGAAGCCTCGCCGACCCTGGCAATTCCGGAGGATGCCATCCAGGAGATCGAGGGGCAGAAGGTGGTCTTCGTCACCGAGGACGGCACCGAGTTCGCGCCCCGCCCCCTGGAGCTGGGCAGGGCCTCCGGCGGCCTGGTGGAGGTCCTCGGCGGACTGGCGGAAGGGGAACGCTAC